CGTTCTGACATCCACCAGCAGGACAGGTCCCAGTGATATCATCACACGTCGAAGAGAATACCTTGCAATGTCTGGAGCTGCAGTTTCTGGTACAATCTGGACCGTACATTCCCGCCGTACAGACTGAATAACATATCGGAtaacaataatacaataataagTGTAAAAGGAGGTAACACATATGGAAGTGAGGCCGTGGCAATGTATGATGTACATACAATACAATGTACAGAATTGTATAAGCTGTTAAACATGCTACACATTATGCTTATACCTTACGTTCATGACATGAGTAGATACCCTTTCTCGTATAACCTTTTGATCATgaggaaaatattttaataagcCATGTTTGTTATCCACAGTATGCTTACTCCAAGCCTGTATATAACGATATACTTCTAAATAATGCTGGGGTTTGGTACAAGTAGTCTACAAGCACATTTTTACGAACCGTTACACGCCTTTCGACACATCTTTGTCACAATTAATTCACTAAATTTCTGTTTGTCACAGTTTGAAAGCAGTACTAACTACTGACACTGACTGCTGTACAGCCGAATGTGTTGTAACGTCATTCGTGGACAAGAAATCTTATTTGTATCAGTGGATTATTTGAGTCAAATCGGTCTGGATTGTACCGTCACAATGAGTCCACCTTTCTCCAAAATGGAGTCGATTGCAGTGAAAAAACGGCATTtaatatatgtttataaatgtttattttaatcATTTGTTTTTGGCAAATGGTGCTTACTAAACACAACAAAGTCACACACGTAAAACCATGTGGAATAACAACGAATCCTGCAACATCGAAAGGTAGAACATTCCAAGACGTTTCTGGGTCGTTTTAGATCTGTAGTTGTTTTTCAAAAGCTGGGTTAAGAGagtttaataattttattttctggTTTAATGATCTTTTGTCATTCTGAATAGTTTGCATACTGCCGTCATGTGCCAGTCGTGATGCTTTGTGATGTCGTACTGCAAAAGTCGTCTAAATGGTGGGTGCTGTCAGTGGGGCAGACAAAAACACCCGCCTAATCCTTTTAGCcaacaccattttttttataACCTATCTGCACTGTTAACTTCATATATGATTATAAGCCCAGGCTCTTTTTCTTTTAACACAGTTTCTGAAGTACTTCTGCGAATTCTTTTGCAAAGGCAGACTGCACTTACCAAATCCTAATCGCCCACTTGAATGCACGAGAGGCAAGCATTTAATGttgtaatattttatcaatattttaattgAGAACACTGTCAAAATAATTTGTGAGCGTCATTCACCACCGGCACTGTAGTATTCGATAGAGCTATTCTCTCCTTCACTCACGAAAGCTGATTGGTCAATTTAAACTCAAGAAATATCGTGGCTTCTACCCTACCTCAATGTACTATGGTGATTCCGTATATAATACTTGCGTCACGAAGCATTTAAACACATATCACGTAATTGAACACGTATTTCCACCACTTCACATACTTTATCATATATGACATGGAGGATAACTAGTTAATATAATTGTGTATACTCATCTGATAAATCAAACGATCACATATGACTAGATACATTGATGGGAAGATGTTGAAACACCAGTAATGATATTAATTGACACACCTTTAGTTAGGTTACTTAAAATAAGCTAACCGATGTGCCGTGATACTTTTGGACACAATTTCCTTCATTCGCACACCAGAAGAAGACATGACTTTTAAGCATGTGTACATATTCTGTCCACATTTCTCTGATTCAGTGATTCTAGAAAGAAGGTACTTCATCTAGCTAGAGCTCTACTAAGCAGCTTGTAATTGGTCACCAATTCAGTATCATTGATCAAATACGCCTTCCAATACtgttggcacccgtggcgagccacctcctcgtggtgggtgctgggtaacgccaagagctcgccgacacccccgtagtggacccggggggatatttggtccaccaacccgtttgccgtgggttgcggccctgtgtcggtggaggacgggagtctgggggttgagggcactggggacctgtgactgcgttccctttgctcaacacaccccttcgacccttacttcacctagacgggaggttgaatgggcccggttcaaccaatcggctggtcatgccaagccctgtgcatagactataaatatatcattgcacaaatatgatttgaaattgaaattttggtcttggatttattggcttctgaaacatctttgattttgaattttgttgttttgtaatttgcctagagtcgtatgcccagaaagcggtggctcatgggccaatctggtagagtaattactttatgattattctacttgagtatatcatccgagtatccttggtgttgcaagctggaggcccgcttgctttagcattgtcctttgtgatactccgtggtgggtggggagctcggatgatgaaccaatttacattacccatggcttatgaaatcccccccaagaaatcaaaacgtcaacttgaaattgatcctgttgatactgaccatagaccgtctttatcgattgagtactggccacgtttccttgtaattgaaactcctgacaagacaccattaaaattgaacccttttgcagtatctaagggtattcaaggtattgctggagatgtgaagaatcttagacgcttacgttcgggtgccctgctcgttgagtgtgggaaaaagcagcaagcaaccaaccattccggtcacggtctctgctcacaagaccctgaacacaagtaaaggtattgtcagagatcgtgatcggttgcttgctgatatgtcagaatttgacatagcatccgaaataaaagatcagggtgtgctttatgtaaagcgtttttcaacacggaaaagtaatgaaacaatccaaacaaatacctatctgttttccttatcttctccaaatgctcccaagtcagtgaaggcaggttactgtaacatccaagttgagacatacatccccaaccctctaaggtgttttaaatgccagaaatatggacacggtgtatctacctgtatattgtctgttgtgtgtgctcactgtggtgagaagacacacacaacagaagattgtgacagtgatttttaaaagtgcaccaactgctcaggcgaccattcatcttcatcgaaacagtgtccaatctggagagagcaaatggaaataaacagaataaagtatacacaaaatatctctttttctgaagcaaaaaaactggtgaagaggtctgaccttacagaaagttatgctacagtagcaaacgcatctGTGCGTAGCcctgaaataacaaaatcatctacaagctgccaaactaccttgacttgggtcaacagcgactctccacaacttctatacccagctatgtcatcccagactgaggaatcacttcctggaacttcaaagtcttcttctgatcataaatcatcttcgcagtcacgtACTGAATCTCAATCTTCAgccgatagacaacaaactgctaaaggtaaatctaagcctaagcctgatgcttcaaaacaacaaagtgtcagagctcctaaagggtcgcaaaataaaattcaattgcttaataaatatgggtcttttgaagacatggacgtttctgaaaacgtccattctagggcacatagcttgtcgccctccaaaagagtgcggggtagatccccaataaatccccccaaaagatagtttattctaataatattgtacagtggaactgcagaggactgaggactaatttacatgaattacagctattagtccaagatttcacaccttcagccatatgtctccaggagacatatttaaaacaaacagatacatttgaccttcgtcattttaatgcatatcattctttttcacctccgggtgatagagccactggtgggtcatccgttctagtcagacaaaacgttattcaaagccctgtttcactaaatactaatatgcaggctgttgctgtgagaattactttacatgtagcgtttacgctatgctcgctgtatatttcgccgtcttcgatgTTTGCCAAAAcagatcttcaagctctctatgaccaactcccgaagccctgtattataatgggatatttaaatgggcacaaccctctctgggtagtgtaaatataaacactaaaggtaagttgttggaggacttttgttctgacaacgatttatgtatttataatgatggctccaatacgtatttacaccctgggacagggacctattctgctcttgacctgtcactcacaaattcagaactacttaatgaattcgaatggtcagtccacgatgacctctgtggaagtgaccattttcctactatattaaaagctgtaactccatctgatgttcctccatcatcaagacggaattttaaaaaggctaactggactttatatgaaacactgtgtgctgaaaagcttaaacctgaacgttttattgacgttcctgatgctattaaatgtttttctgatgaattgaactccatagctgatgagtgtataccaaagtcctctgcagttccacacataagaaaaccatggttcaacgatgactgcaaacaagctaggaaggcaaggaaaaaagcagaacattatttccgtcgccatcctatggtgcataatttgaataaatttaacattttaaatgctaaagcacggcgtacttttaaacagaacaaacgccaatcttggcaaaattatgtatccaaaataaattctcggacacccatatccaaggtatggaatatggtccagaaaattaaaggtaagggtactaaatctactgtcaatcatcttTAACATGGAGgtcaagtacttaccgataaatcagatatcgcaaataaactgggcgaaactcttgctaaacattcttcctcttctaattatgtacctaaatttcagcagtatcagaaacaacaagaaaagaaaactattaatttcaattctgataatggggaagattataatgaaactttttctattcatgagctccatactgctcttgataaagctcatgatactgctacaggagctgataacatccattatcaactcctgaggcacttaccagaatcctgcctagaaactctcctaaatatttttgatgatatttggacatcgggtaactttccttcatcatggcgtgacgccatagtagtacccatacctaaacctggacgtgatcataccgatccatccaattatcgtccgatttcgttacctagctgtgtttgcaagaccatggaacgcatgataaataatcgacttgtttggtacttggaaacaaataaccttataactgatatacagtgtggtttccgtaaaaacagaagtactgtcgatcacttagtgcgactggaatcatttgttaaaaatgcactgattaataaacaacatgctgtgtctatctttttttatcttgagaaggcatatgacacaacctggaaatatggtattttaagagacttacatgacttcggcttgcgaggtcgtttgcctcaatttattgccaactttttaaataacagacagtttcaagttagagtgggttctaccctgtctgatcattacaatcaggatcagggtgttccacaaggcagtattattttgtcagtcacactttttagcatcaagataaatagtttatcaaaagttttaaacgattcaattgatggatcgttatttgtggatgattttaatatttcttgtcgtggtaaaaatatgcatactattgaacagcaactgcagctgtgcttaaataaaataaataaatggtgtcttgaaaacggctttaaattttctaaatccaaaactagtTGTATACACGTTTGtcgaaaatataaaccgcataaagatcctgaactgtttctaaatggatctctaataaaagttgtaaaggaagccaggttcttgggaataatttttgactcgcatttaacgtttctaccacatatcaaatccctcaaaactaaatgcctgaaggcacttgacttgttgaaagtcgtttcaaattctaggtggggaggggatcaagctaccctcctgcagctctatcgatcactgatccggtcaaaacttgattatggctccattgtgtatggtggagcctgtgacagcaacctaaaacttttagattctgttcatcaccaaggtctaagactttgtcttggctcatttcgaacttcacctgttgacagcctgtacgttgaggctgatgagccatctcttgagcagcgacgtgtagaactagctttacagtatgtaacaaaattatattctagtGAGTCAAACcgtgcatataactgtgttttcagttctctgtatgaggatgtatacaaaaagaaatcttctcttgttccgcctcttggtttaagaattaaaccatttctttcttcagccggcattgagctggaatatatagctccttcccgtcttctttcttctcctccttggcaattggttcgaccacaggttgacctaacattaaccacatttaaaaaatcagaaacgaatgaattacagtataaacaagaatataatcaattgaaacataaatataaaaactataaatccttatttacagatgggtccaaggacggtggcgcagttgcttgtgctactgtcactggatccagaataatatcttctagattaccaaataacagttctatttttacagcagaagctaacgccatattaacagctcttcaatatattgaaaggcaccctaaacgtaaacaatatataatctattcagactctctttcttgtcttcaggcgattaaaaatttatcatgtaaacatccacttttaattgacattattgaattgtataataatcttgctactggccaatgcgacatcgtcttctgttggttacccagccatgtaggcatttcagggaacagaatggccgatcttgctgccaaggcagcactcaacaaatctttgacaccacttcttattccatactcagattacaaagcgaatattagaacttatatacgtgatctgatgcaaaagaagtgagacacccaagtaggtataaataaattacatgaaataaaaccgtatattggttacacctacttgagctgtcagtccagatttgaagcggtcattatgcgacgatgtcgtattggtcacaccagatatacgcataaataccttttgaaaggtgaggatcctccgttttgtatcccttgtgatgaaagaatcatggtcaagcatgtcttgcttgactgcgtggaatattccatcacaagggatacctattttaaatcacgtagtatgaaggacctttttactaatatcagttctcatttaattattggattttaaaaagaattagatttattaaaagaattgtaaatagataacttTTTATTAtgggaagtttaaattggtaactgtgcttgttggtggctgtatcatcaaagggggttaaagtattgtaaaactattgtcctcctgagagggtacgtaagtccacaaacattcaaagtaaattcgttgacaggttttataataggcgTATAgttgatttcagaattaaatgttctcgtcacgatatggctgagatactgccgatgtgacggtaaatgttaactcactcactcactccaatactGTTGTCTGTTTGGTTTGAATAGCCTGTGTATTTTATATGATGAATCGAGTGGCAGACGTTACACTTCGTGAATATTTCTTAGAGCTACATTTCCTCTGATATGAAACAACAGCATAGCTGCATTTAGAGTTAGGTCCTTTCGAAATTCGATCCTCTGATGATGCGATTCCCGTGTCTCACTCATCACATTTTCTATAATATGTATTATGCTGCATACACAACGCTAACGCAAATGTCGACTACAGATGACCAATCGAGCCACTTTCGCCAATATCAATATATCTTGCAGTAATATGCACACTTTGATACCTAAATTGAAAGTCCAGTCCACGGCATTTCACAAGTGTAACTGTAATTTTATCAAGGCGATCTGGAGACATATTGACAAATTCGTTAATGTCTTATTCACATATTGTCAGCAAAATATTGATGAGTTTGGAAATGAACCACATCACAACTTTTAGTGACTTCGtgaaaatactatgtaactCCTTTTGCCAACGAATGTAATTGTTTTCCATATAAGTTCATGGAGAGTTAGCTTATGTTGTTCAAGCGATCCGTGTGATACTGTTTGTATATAAGGCAAGCCATATACTAGTAGTTTAAGAGTATAAACATGTATTGAAAGTCTCTTTTTTTCACATTATTGTGAAATGGTGTGCAGATACATTTTATCAATTTATTTATCGCTTCACGTGCAAGAGAATACTTACTCCACACCTGCACTTCCGCAAAGTCCAACATAGGACCAGCTCCATCATTATCAGTATCTGTGTAGATAGTCAGATAGCGCCAGGTCCCAGGACAGGTCACATTCAGTACATCAGGGATGTCTGTTCCGTTAGGAAGCCCTGTTTCGGTGTGGCATAGATTCCCTTCTTCTGGTTTAGACGAATTTGTCCCGGACGTGTATAGATGCACGCCATTGCGTCTTTTCTTGTCTGTAACAAGCAGTTACACCCAGAACTTAATGAATTGCGtctaacaaaataaatataaccACGTATACCAGGTTTGAGTGGCATAAACAAACCATTGCGTAATTACAACATGCCGTTATGTCACATTGTACACACCTGGCCCCTATGTACCCTTGACTATTCCTAACAGTCGGTTAACCGAGTATTTAGTAAATATCTTTCTGTTCTGCAGAGACGTATGCCATTTGGTAGCGAGTTGTTTGGTGAACatcctttgaaaatgttttatgtcacttttatcggttctttgagacattttatccagATATATACTTTTCGGTGATGAAGATGTTAAATGGCACTTGACAAAAGTAAGATGCCCAAAGAGATTAACTGGCTTCGTGTTTTaagactccagaaatgggtttcagtcattgtacccatgtgaggaattgaacctgttTTCCAAGGAGGAGCAAATGCTTTCACCATTATGTTACGCCACACACCCAGATCATAATGAAGCGTGCcaacaatgatatatatagatagatatagatatagatatctGACATGTCGTGACCTTGATGTGACGACTAGCGAACACTAGGCACGGTCTCCTTACTTACATATTTTAATGGCTTCAGCATGAGTGATTTAATTCTCACTGAATGCTAGGCCATGAATAAAGTAATAACAAAGCGTTTACGTTGTTAACTTACAATTTATGTCTGTcgatatatatttacattatcTTCAATGTAAGGTTTGGTTGTAAACTCATTATGCTTTTCTGAGAAATACATATACCGCAAAAGACAATCGGCATTTGAGAATAGTAAACATCATAATCGTATTCTGATAGCGTATGACATGAATTGAAACGAGAAATCAACCTCGTATTTGGTTTTAACACACTGACTTTAGCAAGATGGATTTCAATGAATTGATCCAGTAAAAGTTCAGTATGTGGTCTCCAGTttgcatttcatattgtgattcTGATTTATATGAAGTCGTAAATTTGTCTATACGTACAGTTTGTTCTGAAGTACACGATAACCTGAGCTGACTGTACAAGTGTCTGCAGGTCCACCTTCCACCACGCACTAGATTGACCTATCGCAGTGTGGGCTAGGAATCTATCCTCGTTTGCCCTTATTTCTCCGTCTACAGCTCTGCTGGCAGGATGACGGTCGTACAAGTTTGAGCTCATCCATGCTGGTTTCCTCTCAGCAACATTAGTCCTAGTACCTAGCAATAAAAGGATAGAATTCCACGCATTCAGTGAGAGCAGCTGGTGATGAGTACATCATCAGTACCAGGTATTCGTAACTATGTGTCCAAAACTTATGACCAGTTTTCAATGAATTATttacactccctcactcacccttgTCAACAACACTCATCGGAACTGAAGAAATGATCCAGTTAGGAGAACGTATATGATTGTAgagatgatgataaatgtacaagccacggacggGACTGGAATTTTATGCCGGTATTGACAACTTCCAGCATTGCAGAGATACTGGTTTGACAGATTCCAGTGTATAACGTTTTCCAGATactctatacattcacaaatatacatAGTCAGAATAATGTAGCCTGCCACATGCACTGTTGTGATGTAGCCAAAATAAcattatacaaaacaaaataataatttagaAAGTATTTCATCATGGATACATTCACGCAAGAGAAAGGCTGGCGATGTTGTTGAACAGGAAGTAATATCGGGTAGTAAAGTCAACAAAGTAACCCGACTTTTGACGAGTGAGTACAAACACGACTCGAGTgataaatgtttgtaaacactTGTACCTTGGACACCCTGATCTATTCCCTCCATGGCGGATACGGTTACTAGTGGTACTTTCAGGACGTCATTGGTAATGATTGTAATGATACTCGTCATGTAAGTTTTCGTTAATCGTCTTGTCAGT
Above is a genomic segment from Haliotis asinina isolate JCU_RB_2024 chromosome 7, JCU_Hal_asi_v2, whole genome shotgun sequence containing:
- the LOC137291065 gene encoding tyrosine-protein kinase receptor Tie-1-like; translated protein: MSSNLYDRHPASRAVDGEIRANEDRFLAHTAIGQSSAWWKVDLQTLVQSAQVIVYFRTNYKKRRNGVHLYTSGTNSSKPEEGNLCHTETGLPNGTDIPDVLNVTCPGTWRYLTIYTDTDNDGAGPMLDFAEVQVWICTAGMYGPDCTRNCSSRHCKVFSSTCDDITGTCPAGGCQNGWIGVDCSTACGSGKYGANCAKDCSSRQCMTFSSTCDRFSGACPADRCKDGWTGVDWRLRVLVGSLGLGVIFSPSDSGDPTSSLWDLSRVRVLRKSSLLLLAMRW